GGTTTCAATTGCAGACGTAACCCGCATTCGGTACTCTCGTCCATGCAATGATGCTCGAAGTAACGTCAGCGTCTCCTCAAAAACGCCCCGTAAATCATCGGTGGCAACCTGTACTGCATGCAAAAAATTGCCTTGAGCAACCGATGCGGCAAGCATGGCGTCGGTTTCAGAGCTGCCGCGTTTTATTAGTTCCCCAACCACGTCATGCGTAGAGATAGGCGGGACGAACAGGCGCTGGCATCTCGACGTTATCGTTGCCAGCAACCGGTCAGGTTGGGCGGCGGTAAGAATAAGAAGGGTATTGGGATGGGGCTCTTCCAATGTTTTCAAGAATGCGTTCGCAGCCTCTGTTGTCAGCGTTTCGGCCCTATGCAGAATTACAACCCGGTACCCCTGCTGCACTGCCGACAAAGCCAGCGACCGCTTAAGTTCACGGATCTGGCTAATCCGAATGGTAGCAGCTCCCGGAAGAATAAACGGCTGATACGGGTCGTTGGCAACGCTTGTGATTAATTCGGACAGTTCCTCCAGAACATCAGCGGGAAGGTCGGCCTCGCTGTCGGCCTTTCCCGATGGCAATGCTGTGATGAGCTGAAGGTTGGGATGGCGCAGCTGGGCATTCTGAACGCACGACCTGCAGACTCCACAGGCATCTATGCCATTGGCACCCGTAGATCGCTGCTCGCACAAGA
This is a stretch of genomic DNA from Ignavibacteria bacterium. It encodes these proteins:
- a CDS encoding DNA polymerase III subunit; this translates as MAWERVVGQAAIIRILQRSILSDRIPQALLLEGAEGCGTLALATAYARVVLCEQRSTGANGIDACGVCRSCVQNAQLRHPNLQLITALPSGKADSEADLPADVLEELSELITSVANDPYQPFILPGAATIRISQIRELKRSLALSAVQQGYRVVILHRAETLTTEAANAFLKTLEEPHPNTLLILTAAQPDRLLATITSRCQRLFVPPISTHDVVGELIKRGSSETDAMLAASVAQGNFLHAVQVATDDLRGVFEETLTLLRASLHGREYRMRVTSAIETMLDRRDKQKAVSICSVLALWFKDIQTLIAGGEPNSAFTYFDPQALEKFVTSFPSVNMQKIISEIEKASFDISRNVQIHLVMLSLMLCIRDCCLRSNIPREHGPA